One window from the genome of Grus americana isolate bGruAme1 chromosome 2, bGruAme1.mat, whole genome shotgun sequence encodes:
- the LOC129203301 gene encoding microtubule nucleation factor SSNA1-like, with the protein MTQQGAVLQCYNNELVKCIEDLCMQKEELNKQIQQAEEEKNKLQHEIQVLNEQLECVCENLAQKVASRNELDKILAETEAAYMKILDSSRTLLNVLKKEVGSLKHTPELKTNVT; encoded by the coding sequence ATGACTCAGCAGGGAGCTGTTCTTCAGTGTTACAATAATGAGCTAGTGAAATGCATTGAAGACTTGTGTATGCAAAAAGAAGAgctaaacaaacaaatccagcaagcagaagaggagaaaaataaactccAGCATGAAATACAAGTCCTCAATGAACAACTGGAGTGTGTATGTGAAAACCTGGCCCAAAAAGTAGCTTCACGGAATGAGCTCGATAAAATTCTTGCTGAAACTGAAGCTGCTTATATGAAGATTTTGGATAGTTCTAGAACTTTGCTTAATGTCCTGAAGAAGGAAGTGGGAAGTTTAAAGCATACACCAGAACTGAAAACCAATGTAACGTGA